GGAACAAAGGGCTTGGTACCAGTGGATATAAATATATTTTTTCCTTTGTATTGCTCATTTCCTACTTCTACTGTGTGTTCATCTATAAATTTTGCTTTACCTTTATTTAGAATTAAATCTGCTTTTTCAAATACATTATTTGTCTTATTGCCATTGATACTTTGAATCTTGTTTCTTACTATTTGCAAAGGATCTTCTATTTCAGGACTGAAAGATTTTAGTCCGAATTTTTCCAATGTTTCTGAGTTGTGTTTTGCTTCCGCTGCCTTTAGTAGAGATTTACTAGGTATACATCCATAATTTAGACATTCTCCACCTATTTTGTGATCTTCAATTGCAAGGACATCTAATCCCATGGATACAGCCATGCTAGTTACAGCCATACCTGCTGGACCTAAACCTATAACTATTAATTGATATTCTTTCATAATTTTAAAATCCTCCTTTAAATGTTTTCCTTTTATACATATACCCCCTATAGGTATATGTAAACATCATTATATATAAATTATATGATAATGTAAAGTTTTGTGTTATTATTATATGATTTAATTTAATAATTTTGTAACCCTATGATAACTTGAAATAATGTATGATAGAACTATATAAAAATTATCTATGGGAGTGTTATAAATATGAAAAAAATAATTATAATATTGATTATAGCAATAGCAATTGGAGCAGGAACTTTTGTTGTAATAAAGAATATGAATGAAGTAACAGAGCCTGCATTTTATAGGATGGACGAGCCTTCAATAATTGTTAAAACAAATGATGATATAAAGGAATACATGGGCAGGGAGCATATAAGAATGGACAATGACCATATATATGTAAGTAGAGAAATATTGGAAAATGATTTGGGAATAAATATAAATTACAATTTGGATCATGATATTGCAGTTATGACCACATTAGATGATGTTATAAGATTTTATGGTGAACAGGGAAAGATAAAACTAAATCAGGATATAACAGAGGACATATCTGAAATGCTAGTTACAGAGGATACAGTTATGTTCCCCATAGATGCATTAAAGGATTACATCAATATTGAGTATAGAGAGGTAGATAATGTAGATAGGGTGGTTATGTGGGATATATTTTCAAATAAAAAGATGGCTAAAGTGAATGGTAAAACAAAAATAAAAGAAGGTAGAAGCTTTTGGACTGACAATTTAGGAATAATTTCTGATGAAAATAATGTAGAGATAATATCCGAGGAAGGGCCATGGGCAAAGGTAATTACCGAGGGAGGCATAATAGGATACGTAAAAGAGGATAAATTAAAGGATATAAATGAGATAGGAGGGGTGAAAAGACAAGAAAAAACACCTATATGGAAGCCTGAATCTGGAAAAATCATATTGACATGGGAACAGGTTCATAGTAGAAATCCCAATACTGATAAGATAAATCATATGGAAGGAGTAAATGTCATTTCTCCTACTTGGCTTAGCTTAAAGGATGCATCAGGGGATATTTCTAAAAAGATTAGTAAAGACTACATGAAATGGGCCAAAGGAAGGGATTATAAGGTATGGGTGTTATTTTCTAACTCTTTTAATCCAGATTTGACCGATAAATTTTTAAATAATCCCATAGCAAGAGAAAAGGCCATAAATGATTTAGTTAGTACGCTAACTAATATTGGTGCTGATGGTATAAATATTGACTTTGAGAATGTATATTTAAAGAATAAAGAGATCTTAGTACAATTTGTCAGGGAATTAACCCCCATAATGCATAAAAATGGATTAGTGGTATCTATGGATGTAACTATAAAGGGTGGCAGTGACAATTGGTCTAAATTTTATGATAGGAAGGCCATAGGAGAGGTAGTAGATTACGTGGCATTGATGACATATGATGAACACTGGGCAGCAAGTCCTATAAGTGGTTCTGTGGCGTCTATTGGATGGGTGGAAAATGGAGTAAAGGGTCTTTTAGAGGATGTACCTGAAGAAAAATTACTATTGGGGGTACCACTATATACAAGGTTATGGACAGAGACACCATCCACTGAGGAGCCCAATAAAATGGTAGTAAAATCTAGGGCATTCGGCATGGAAAGAGTGAAAGAGATTATGGAAAAGGAAAATATAGTAAAACTGTGGGATGATGAAGCAGGACAATATTATGTTGTATATATAGAGGATGGGGCAGTCCATAAGATATGGGTAGAAGATGGTAAGTCTATTGAACTCAAATCTGAACTTATAAATAAATACAATTTAGCAGGAATAGCCACATGGAGCAGGGGATTTGAAACTACTGATATCTGGCATGTAATAGATAGAATTATAAATTAGAGATACAGTTAGTAGCTAGTAGTTTACTGATGAAATGTATAGGACTTCTACCATATAAGAAAGGATAAAATTATCTCTAAGACGAAACCGTCAAAAACATGGATAAATATGTATACAAAGGAAACAGTTGCTTTTAAAAAATAAAAATAGATGTAAAAAATTTTTTGCATCTATTTTTATTTTATTGACAAATTTTATTTTTTATATTAAAATGAACTTAAATTCATTTTAAATGAACGCACATTCATAAAAGGAGATTTAAAATGCCTAAAATTATAAAAGATATAGAAGAAATAATATTTCAAACTGCATTAAATATGTTTACAGAGTATGGTTATAAATCAGTAGATATGAAAGGTATAGCTAAGAATGCAGGAATAGCTGTGGGTACATTGTATAATTATTATCCCAATAAACAACAACTATTTTTAGACGTTTTCAAAAAAAGTTGGGAAGATACCTTTAGTAGATTAGATGAACATGCTAAATTCCATGGAGTATCTGATTTCATAGAGATACTTTATGATGAGATTGATAAGAGAAAGGGGTTAGGGAAACAATTAACAGATTTAGGGAAACAAAAAGAAGAACTTAAGGAACAATTCTATTTTATAA
The nucleotide sequence above comes from Clostridiisalibacter paucivorans DSM 22131. Encoded proteins:
- a CDS encoding glycosyl hydrolase family 18 protein, translated to MKKIIIILIIAIAIGAGTFVVIKNMNEVTEPAFYRMDEPSIIVKTNDDIKEYMGREHIRMDNDHIYVSREILENDLGININYNLDHDIAVMTTLDDVIRFYGEQGKIKLNQDITEDISEMLVTEDTVMFPIDALKDYINIEYREVDNVDRVVMWDIFSNKKMAKVNGKTKIKEGRSFWTDNLGIISDENNVEIISEEGPWAKVITEGGIIGYVKEDKLKDINEIGGVKRQEKTPIWKPESGKIILTWEQVHSRNPNTDKINHMEGVNVISPTWLSLKDASGDISKKISKDYMKWAKGRDYKVWVLFSNSFNPDLTDKFLNNPIAREKAINDLVSTLTNIGADGINIDFENVYLKNKEILVQFVRELTPIMHKNGLVVSMDVTIKGGSDNWSKFYDRKAIGEVVDYVALMTYDEHWAASPISGSVASIGWVENGVKGLLEDVPEEKLLLGVPLYTRLWTETPSTEEPNKMVVKSRAFGMERVKEIMEKENIVKLWDDEAGQYYVVYIEDGAVHKIWVEDGKSIELKSELINKYNLAGIATWSRGFETTDIWHVIDRIIN
- a CDS encoding TetR/AcrR family transcriptional regulator encodes the protein MPKIIKDIEEIIFQTALNMFTEYGYKSVDMKGIAKNAGIAVGTLYNYYPNKQQLFLDVFKKSWEDTFSRLDEHAKFHGVSDFIEILYDEIDKRKGLGKQLTDLGKQKEELKEQFYFIKEGLRKRFIAILNSEHNRGQQLIEMGMDERLLEMVINATVGMLIKYSNEREKNIEFLNRIINGFFG